A DNA window from Elusimicrobiota bacterium contains the following coding sequences:
- a CDS encoding RNA-directed DNA polymerase: MLRQHKPTALFSKLNALGIPGPVFELLRKCLYRWSRAPGKGIPQGYSASDLLAKLYFASADQSLVNLGYAHVRYVDDIRIFCRTHLEARCSLIDLTDILHNLGLTLQAAKTQILTAEKARLRFDGIQPTITKFNQLKDQFEEHLIDRDPYISADKIEELLEEHADEISAETFEQVFRDRFLNDASDKFDKTLFHYLLSRLGKVNSKIASDYCIDTISRRPEEMKYILKYLGTIDVRAEEENRMLNYIDSPEGIYDHQTFEILRWFFERASFPERLITFCRHSCFDANRAPWLRAYGLAILGSAGSPADIDRILSAYTTAESDLEKAQIVEALKRMELSRRNSFYGKIRDDSDLVRRAVIRAQSAGTAQPK; the protein is encoded by the coding sequence ATTTTACGACAACATAAACCTACCGCTCTTTTCTCAAAGTTAAATGCTCTTGGAATTCCGGGGCCAGTATTTGAACTATTGAGAAAATGTCTTTACCGATGGTCCCGTGCCCCCGGGAAAGGAATCCCGCAGGGCTATTCAGCAAGCGATTTGCTTGCGAAACTTTATTTCGCCTCAGCAGACCAAAGTCTTGTTAATTTAGGATATGCGCATGTGCGTTACGTCGACGATATTCGAATCTTTTGTCGGACTCATCTGGAGGCCCGGTGTTCTCTTATTGACCTGACCGATATTTTGCACAATCTTGGACTTACGTTGCAGGCAGCCAAGACACAAATCCTTACTGCAGAAAAGGCAAGACTTAGATTTGACGGGATTCAACCAACTATCACAAAATTCAATCAACTCAAAGACCAATTTGAGGAGCATCTAATAGACCGCGATCCTTATATATCTGCTGATAAAATCGAGGAACTTCTCGAAGAACATGCCGACGAGATCTCCGCTGAAACATTTGAGCAAGTTTTTCGAGACCGATTTTTAAACGATGCCTCCGACAAATTTGATAAGACGCTCTTTCATTACTTGCTGTCTAGACTTGGCAAGGTAAATTCAAAAATCGCTTCAGACTATTGTATTGACACAATTTCACGGCGACCCGAAGAGATGAAATACATCTTAAAGTATCTTGGAACCATTGATGTGCGCGCAGAGGAAGAAAATAGGATGCTAAATTATATTGATTCTCCCGAAGGTATCTATGATCATCAAACATTCGAGATTCTGCGATGGTTCTTCGAAAGGGCTTCATTCCCTGAAAGACTCATTACTTTTTGTCGTCATTCTTGCTTTGATGCGAATCGTGCGCCATGGCTAAGAGCGTATGGCCTCGCAATTCTTGGGTCGGCTGGTTCCCCAGCAGATATTGATAGGATATTGTCAGCATATACAACTGCTGAAAGTGACTTAGAGAAGGCGCAGATTGTTGAAGCGCTAAAAAGAATGGAGCTTTCAAGAAGAAATTCCTTTTACGGTAAAATTCGAGATGATTCTGACCTTGTAAGACGGGCTGTAATCAGGGCCCAATCTGCCGGAACAGCACAACCTAAATAA